GGATACAACGGATAGCGCCACCTCGTGCGGGGTGGGAGCCGCGCTCTCGCCCCGGCGGCCCATCTGATGACCGAGAGGACACCAACGATGAGAACACGCACCAGCGGACGGGTCGCTCGCGGCGGCATGATCGGATGACGATACTGACGACCCGGGCGCTCAACCGGGCCACGCTCGCCCGGCAAATGCTGCTCGACCGTGCCGAGATATCCACACTCGATGCCGTCGCCCACCTGTGCGGACTGCAAGCGCAAGAGCCACAGGAACCGTTCCTCGGACTCTGGTCGCGGATGCGCGCGTTCGAGCCCGCCGTGCTCGACGAGCTGCTCACCGAGCGCCGGGTGGTGCGCCTGCATCTCATGCGCCGTACCGTCCATCTGCTCACCGCCGACGACGCGCTGGCCTGGCGGTCTCGCCACCACGCCATGCTGTGCCAGCGGGTGCTCGGGACCTACCGCCGCGAACTGGCCGGCGTGGATCTGGACGAACTCGCGGCGGCGGGCAGCGCGCTGCTGGCCGATGGCGCGCCGCGCACCATGGCCGAACTGGCGCGAGAACTCACCGACCGCTGGCCGACGCCCGGACCGCGAGCACTCGGTGAAATCCTGATCGCCGCCCTCATCCCGACGGCGCAACTGCCACCGCGCGGGCTGTGGCGCGCGAAAGCAGGAGCACGTTACCAGCCG
This genomic stretch from Nocardia brasiliensis ATCC 700358 harbors:
- a CDS encoding winged helix DNA-binding domain-containing protein, with translation MTILTTRALNRATLARQMLLDRAEISTLDAVAHLCGLQAQEPQEPFLGLWSRMRAFEPAVLDELLTERRVVRLHLMRRTVHLLTADDALAWRSRHHAMLCQRVLGTYRRELAGVDLDELAAAGSALLADGAPRTMAELARELTDRWPTPGPRALGEILIAALIPTAQLPPRGLWRAKAGARYQPLAMWLGRPIASLPEDPDLVGRALVRRYLAAFGPAASADLRAWCGLAGLPAAVRAVRAELVAFRDERGRELLDLPDAPRPDPDTPAPVRFLPAFDNAILGYHDRSRIIDDEHRGLSVAGARVVLVDGRVAATWTEESGTVHVAPLRRLSRAESTAVTEQGRELALFLSGKDSQRVQVDTPAR